The following proteins come from a genomic window of Winogradskyella sp. PC-19:
- a CDS encoding translocation/assembly module TamB domain-containing protein, with amino-acid sequence MLLFTILVLVLSIPAVQTKLGKYATKKINEDYKTNINIGKVGLQFNGDVELKEILIRDYKLDTLFAIKELNTSIISVNNLYNGKLTFGDVDIEDLVFNLKTYEGSIDTNLDVFVDRFEDDNPRQGPSDFLLSSSDISISNGIFRLIDQNKETPKIIEFTELNANATDFLINGPEVRTRINTFSFLDARGFRIENLMANFEYTLDYMSFEQLNIKTKASNLIGKLRFDYDRKDFKQFTDKVKVSASFKDSYVQLSELNAFYDEFGTNQKASLNVDLSGTLNDLFAENLNISTTRNTRIIGDIKFKNLFNGADDNFILEGRYRNLSSNYRDLTALLPNVLGSSIPSVFAKIGNFRLNGTSVITNKDIDADLKIITELGYVQSDLKLTNIGDIDNANYEGNIVLEDFDIGTILNDPLVGETSLNLDVKGKSFALENLETNVKGNVTYLDYNGYRYTGIDVSGDVGKNIFNGKLNTKDPNIILDFSGLADMTEEIRKFDFKANVTYANLRALNFVNRDDIAEFRGLVDMAVTGSNYDNLRGKINVKNTSYKNQDKRYAFQDFAIVSTFNDNNVRTIKVNSPDIINGQVEGKFKIEEIVKLAENSLGSIYTNYKPHEISEGQYLDFNFKIYNQIAAVFDKNLNLAQNTKVKGRIETDEKGFELEFNSPKISFKDYIATNINLEVDNNNPVYNTYLEIQNLNSDVYDVSDFSLINVTKRDTLFIKSEFKGGVDYADDYDMNLFYTISEENKSVIGFRKSELKFKGFDWFVNYNKDNLNKITFDRNFNNFKIDDIRVNQGEEEILLAGVLRDSTYKDLNLDFKNVQLVKITPRIDSLALAGRVNGKLALLQNEGVYLPKSDIEIEQFNVNQYNLGNLKAIVKGDNSLTKYNIDVELQNTSVKTLDATGFVDVNKRNPNINVDVAFEDFLIDPLNPLGEGVISNIRGLVSGNAKVSGSLKKPSVDGELLLDKAGLGIPYLNVDYSFDFDSKVTLKNQQFIFNNVELTDSKYFSTGFLNGYIEHNNFSDWQLGLDLTTDRLLVLNTKESEEELYYGTGFVSGEAQIKGYTDNLTIAVEGKTEEGTVFNIPLNDAESFGDNSYIKFLSPEDKAKRAKGEIASQTEIKGLNLEFNLDVKPNALIEIVIDKNSGSTIKGRGEGNLGIFINTNGKFEMYGDFVVYEGTYKFKYGAIIEKLFTVERGGNITWDGAPLNAQINLKALYSTTTNPSALLDAPINRTIPVDLEINLTGRLEKPDPDFTFNFPSVESTIRAELDYRLSSKEQRSNQAIFLLTSGSFFGGSLDFTGTISERINGIIGSIFGDDNDNFKIGVDLDLAQNNPDFETESRVGLTLQTKLTDKVIINGKFGVPFGSTTQTTIAGDVQIDWLLNDDGTLKATVFNRENTIRNFGDRVGFTQGLGISYNVEFDNFKELIQKIFTNEKKRKKEEAKKVSKDAEEDLTQEFMSIKEKKN; translated from the coding sequence GTGCTGCTTTTTACTATTTTGGTATTGGTACTGTCAATACCTGCAGTACAGACAAAGCTTGGTAAATACGCAACAAAGAAGATAAATGAAGACTATAAAACCAATATTAACATTGGTAAGGTTGGACTTCAGTTTAATGGTGATGTAGAACTAAAAGAAATTTTAATTAGAGATTATAAGTTAGATACCCTATTTGCAATAAAAGAACTAAACACATCCATTATTAGTGTAAATAATCTTTACAATGGTAAACTGACTTTTGGAGATGTAGATATTGAAGACTTAGTTTTTAACCTTAAAACATACGAAGGTTCAATAGATACAAATTTAGATGTTTTTGTAGATAGATTCGAAGATGATAATCCTCGACAAGGACCAAGTGACTTTTTATTATCCTCTAGTGATATTTCTATTTCTAATGGAATTTTTCGTTTAATAGACCAAAATAAAGAAACGCCAAAAATTATAGAGTTTACAGAACTCAATGCAAATGCAACTGATTTTTTAATCAACGGACCAGAAGTTAGAACTCGCATAAACACCTTTAGTTTTTTGGACGCACGAGGTTTTAGGATAGAAAATCTCATGGCCAATTTTGAATACACACTGGACTATATGAGTTTTGAGCAATTAAACATTAAGACTAAAGCTTCAAATCTTATTGGTAAGCTTCGTTTTGATTATGATCGCAAGGATTTTAAGCAATTTACAGATAAAGTAAAAGTCTCTGCTAGTTTCAAGGATTCATATGTCCAATTAAGTGAGCTTAACGCTTTTTATGATGAGTTTGGTACAAATCAAAAAGCAAGTCTTAATGTAGACTTATCAGGCACTTTAAATGATTTATTTGCAGAAAATTTAAATATAAGTACTACAAGAAATACTAGAATTATTGGAGATATAAAGTTTAAAAACTTATTCAATGGTGCAGATGATAATTTTATCTTAGAAGGGCGCTACAGAAATTTATCTTCAAATTATAGAGACTTAACAGCCTTGTTACCTAATGTGTTAGGTAGTTCAATACCATCGGTATTTGCTAAAATTGGTAATTTTAGACTTAATGGAACTTCGGTAATTACAAATAAGGATATAGATGCCGATTTAAAGATTATTACAGAGCTTGGTTATGTCCAATCAGATTTAAAATTAACTAATATTGGAGATATAGATAATGCAAATTATGAAGGAAATATTGTTTTAGAAGATTTTGATATTGGTACTATTCTAAATGATCCACTTGTTGGAGAAACTTCTTTAAACCTTGACGTAAAGGGAAAAAGTTTTGCACTAGAAAATCTAGAAACTAATGTCAAAGGGAATGTAACCTATTTGGATTATAATGGCTATAGATACACTGGTATTGATGTCTCTGGAGATGTAGGAAAGAATATTTTTAACGGAAAACTTAATACTAAAGACCCAAACATAATACTAGACTTTAGTGGTCTTGCCGATATGACCGAAGAAATCAGAAAATTTGATTTCAAAGCCAATGTAACTTATGCTAATCTTAGGGCTTTAAATTTTGTAAATCGTGACGATATAGCTGAGTTTAGAGGATTAGTTGATATGGCTGTCACTGGCTCTAATTATGATAATCTTCGAGGAAAGATAAATGTAAAAAACACTAGCTATAAGAATCAAGATAAACGCTATGCCTTTCAAGATTTTGCGATTGTATCTACTTTTAATGATAATAATGTGAGAACCATAAAAGTTAACTCTCCTGATATTATTAACGGTCAAGTTGAAGGGAAATTTAAAATTGAAGAAATTGTCAAACTAGCTGAAAATTCTCTTGGTAGTATATATACCAATTACAAACCTCATGAAATTTCAGAAGGACAATATCTAGATTTTAACTTTAAAATATATAATCAAATTGCGGCTGTTTTTGATAAAAACTTAAATCTTGCTCAGAATACTAAAGTCAAGGGTCGTATAGAGACAGATGAAAAAGGTTTTGAACTAGAGTTTAATTCACCTAAAATTTCATTCAAAGATTACATTGCTACTAATATTAATCTAGAAGTAGATAACAATAATCCAGTATACAACACGTATTTAGAAATTCAGAATCTAAATTCTGATGTCTATGATGTTTCAGATTTTAGCTTGATTAATGTTACGAAGCGAGATACACTTTTTATAAAGTCAGAATTTAAAGGAGGCGTCGATTATGCCGATGATTACGATATGAATCTTTTCTACACTATAAGTGAAGAAAACAAATCTGTAATAGGATTTAGAAAGTCTGAATTAAAGTTTAAAGGTTTTGATTGGTTTGTAAATTATAACAAGGATAATCTCAATAAAATAACTTTTGATAGAAATTTTAATAATTTCAAAATTGATGATATTAGAGTCAATCAGGGTGAAGAAGAAATTCTATTAGCTGGTGTTTTAAGGGATTCTACTTATAAAGATTTAAATCTAGATTTTAAAAACGTACAACTTGTAAAGATTACTCCAAGAATAGATAGTTTAGCACTTGCAGGACGAGTTAATGGAAAATTGGCTTTACTTCAAAACGAAGGTGTTTACTTACCTAAATCAGATATTGAGATAGAGCAATTTAATGTTAACCAATATAATTTGGGTAATCTAAAAGCAATTGTGAAAGGCGATAACTCTCTAACCAAATATAATATAGATGTAGAGCTTCAAAATACAAGTGTTAAGACATTAGATGCTACAGGTTTTGTTGACGTCAATAAAAGAAATCCAAATATTAATGTAGATGTTGCTTTTGAAGATTTTCTGATAGACCCTCTTAATCCTTTAGGTGAAGGTGTTATTAGTAATATTAGAGGATTAGTATCTGGTAATGCAAAAGTTAGTGGAAGCCTTAAAAAACCAAGTGTTGATGGCGAATTATTACTTGATAAAGCCGGTTTAGGAATACCATACCTTAATGTTGATTATAGTTTTGATTTTGATTCTAAAGTTACTTTAAAAAATCAACAATTTATCTTTAATAATGTTGAACTGACAGATTCTAAGTACTTTTCTACAGGATTTTTAAATGGTTATATAGAGCATAATAATTTTAGTGATTGGCAATTAGGATTAGACCTAACAACCGATAGGTTATTGGTTTTAAATACTAAAGAGTCTGAAGAAGAGTTGTATTACGGTACTGGATTTGTCTCTGGTGAAGCCCAGATAAAAGGATACACAGATAACCTCACAATTGCAGTAGAAGGAAAAACTGAAGAAGGAACTGTGTTTAATATTCCTCTTAATGATGCAGAGAGTTTTGGTGACAACTCATACATTAAATTTTTAAGTCCTGAGGACAAAGCAAAACGCGCCAAAGGTGAGATTGCTTCACAAACCGAAATTAAAGGTTTAAATCTTGAATTTAACCTCGATGTAAAACCAAACGCTCTTATAGAGATAGTTATAGATAAGAATTCTGGCAGTACCATAAAAGGTAGGGGCGAAGGCAACTTAGGAATTTTTATAAATACAAATGGTAAGTTTGAAATGTATGGTGACTTTGTTGTTTATGAAGGAACTTATAAATTTAAATATGGTGCAATTATTGAAAAGTTGTTTACTGTAGAACGTGGCGGAAATATTACTTGGGATGGTGCTCCATTAAATGCACAAATTAATTTGAAGGCATTATATAGTACAACAACAAATCCTTCAGCTTTATTAGACGCACCTATTAATAGAACCATACCAGTAGACTTAGAGATAAATTTAACTGGACGACTAGAAAAACCGGACCCCGATTTCACATTCAATTTCCCAAGTGTAGAGTCGACAATTAGGGCAGAGTTAGATTACAGATTGTCTTCAAAAGAACAACGCAGTAACCAGGCCATATTTTTATTAACATCTGGTAGTTTTTTTGGTGGTTCATTGGATTTTACTGGAACTATTTCAGAACGAATAAATGGAATTATTGGTAGTATTTTTGGCGATGATAATGACAACTTTAAGATAGGTGTTGACTTAGACTTAGCTCAAAACAATCCTGATTTTGAAACAGAGAGCAGAGTAGGACTTACACTCCAAACTAAACTTACAGACAAAGTAATCATTAATGGTAAATTTGGAGTGCCGTTCGGTAGTACAACACAAACCACAATTGCTGGTGATGTTCAAATTGATTGGCTTTTAAATGACGATGGTACACTTAAAGCCACAGTATTTAACAGAGAAAATACAATTCGTAATTTCGGAGATAGAGTCGGATTTACTCAAGGACTTGGAATTTCTTATAATGTTGAATTTGACAACTTCAAAGAGTTAATTCAGAAAATTTTCACGAACGAAAAGAAAAGAAAAAAAGAAGAAGCTAAAAAAGTGAGTAAAGACGCTGAAGAAGATTTGACTCAAGAATTTATGTCTATTAAGGAAAAGAAAAATTAA
- the tsaD gene encoding tRNA (adenosine(37)-N6)-threonylcarbamoyltransferase complex transferase subunit TsaD translates to MTKENIYILGIESSCDDTSAAILCNDQILSNVVASQKIHAEYGGVVPELASRAHQSNIVPVVHQALKEANITKDQLHAIAFTRGPGLMGSLLVGTSFAKSLAFGLDIPLIDVNHMQGHILAHFIEEDDYKKPPFPFLAMTISGGHTQIVKVTNYFEMEVIGETIDDAVGEAYDKSGKILGLGYPAGPQIDKLAQIGNPKAFQFTKPKVDGLNFSFSGLKTGILYFVQRETKKNSDFVKENLNDICASIQYTIIGILMDKLKLAIKQTGIKHIAIGGGVSANSGIRSALKNAEQKHGWSTYVPKFEYTTDNAAMIAIVGYLKYLKKDFSDFDVMATARLKI, encoded by the coding sequence ATGACCAAAGAAAATATATACATTTTAGGAATCGAATCATCTTGTGATGACACATCTGCTGCCATACTTTGTAACGACCAAATTTTGAGCAATGTTGTTGCAAGTCAAAAGATACATGCAGAATATGGTGGTGTGGTTCCAGAATTGGCATCAAGAGCTCACCAATCGAATATCGTTCCTGTTGTCCATCAGGCTTTAAAAGAAGCTAATATTACTAAAGACCAGCTACATGCTATTGCCTTTACACGTGGACCAGGTCTAATGGGCTCGCTTTTAGTCGGTACCTCTTTTGCAAAGTCATTAGCTTTTGGTCTAGACATACCTCTTATAGACGTAAACCATATGCAAGGTCATATCTTGGCGCATTTTATTGAAGAAGATGATTACAAAAAACCACCATTCCCGTTTTTGGCAATGACTATTTCTGGCGGACATACTCAAATAGTCAAAGTAACCAACTATTTTGAAATGGAAGTTATTGGCGAAACTATTGATGATGCCGTTGGTGAAGCTTATGATAAAAGCGGAAAAATTCTTGGATTGGGTTACCCAGCTGGCCCACAAATTGATAAGCTTGCACAAATTGGAAATCCAAAAGCATTTCAATTTACTAAACCCAAAGTTGATGGTTTAAATTTTAGCTTTTCGGGTTTAAAAACAGGTATACTTTATTTTGTTCAGAGGGAAACTAAAAAAAACTCTGATTTTGTAAAGGAAAATTTAAATGATATTTGTGCTTCTATACAATATACCATTATTGGTATTTTGATGGATAAACTAAAGTTAGCCATAAAACAAACCGGAATTAAGCATATAGCTATTGGTGGTGGTGTTTCGGCAAATTCGGGTATTAGGTCTGCACTAAAAAATGCAGAGCAAAAACACGGTTGGTCAACTTATGTGCCAAAATTTGAATATACCACAGATAATGCAGCTATGATTGCAATCGTTGGATATTTAAAATATCTAAAAAAAGATTTTTCTGATTTTGACGTAATGGCTACCGCTAGATTGAAGATTTAA
- a CDS encoding peptidylprolyl isomerase: MRIKYIFIFLISFTSFSQSNYENMLERVSSKTQANVFIKRFKSEVKAEVINITSEDTLYGTLNLSESKKGDTKSIDSVSGKIIYKILGKTEKKSTSYNASIMEFDSNKITISEINSLRSFILKGIKNGEHKFENLARVYSSHPSAKTGGGLGWTKEGTFSKRFEKAIADKRVGQVFSFDEHRENKHYVIVKTEESKNLESITVLKVTDL; encoded by the coding sequence ATGAGAATTAAATACATATTCATTTTTCTTATTTCATTCACTTCCTTTTCTCAATCTAATTATGAAAATATGTTAGAAAGGGTAAGCTCAAAAACACAAGCAAACGTTTTTATAAAGCGTTTCAAGTCTGAGGTTAAAGCAGAAGTTATTAATATAACATCAGAAGACACACTTTATGGCACTTTAAATCTTTCAGAGTCAAAAAAAGGTGATACGAAATCAATAGATTCAGTATCTGGAAAGATAATTTATAAAATCCTCGGTAAAACAGAAAAAAAATCAACAAGTTATAATGCTAGTATCATGGAATTTGACAGTAATAAAATAACAATTTCTGAAATTAATTCTTTGCGTTCTTTTATTCTAAAAGGTATTAAAAATGGTGAGCATAAATTCGAGAATTTAGCGCGTGTTTATTCTTCTCATCCATCTGCCAAAACTGGTGGTGGATTAGGTTGGACAAAAGAAGGTACATTCTCAAAAAGGTTTGAAAAAGCAATTGCAGATAAAAGAGTTGGTCAAGTTTTTAGTTTTGATGAACACCGCGAGAATAAACACTATGTTATTGTAAAAACAGAAGAGAGTAAAAATTTAGAGAGTATAACCGTTTTAAAAGTAACTGACCTATAA
- a CDS encoding 16S rRNA (uracil(1498)-N(3))-methyltransferase translates to MQLFYNQNITESDAIINFDKDESRHITRVLRKSVGDILQITNGKGWLFTSELISAEPKHCLAKIISKKEYKKRNYKLHLAVAPTKMNDRFEWFLEKATEIGIDTITPIVCDHSERKVIKTERFEKIIQSAMKQSLQYHLPVLKPLTTFQDFIKQDFSGQQFIAHCEDTDRKSLKSKIKSNKDITILIGPEGDFSVKEIKEALQYKFIPVTLGNTRLRTETAAIVACHTAVFNNE, encoded by the coding sequence ATGCAATTGTTTTATAATCAAAATATTACAGAAAGTGATGCTATTATCAATTTTGATAAAGATGAAAGTCGTCATATTACAAGAGTGCTACGTAAGTCCGTTGGTGATATTTTACAAATTACAAATGGTAAAGGCTGGCTTTTTACTTCTGAATTAATTTCTGCAGAACCAAAACATTGTTTAGCCAAAATTATTTCAAAAAAAGAATATAAAAAGCGTAACTATAAATTACATCTAGCCGTTGCCCCTACTAAAATGAATGATCGCTTTGAATGGTTTTTAGAAAAAGCAACTGAAATAGGTATAGATACTATTACTCCTATCGTTTGTGACCACAGCGAACGTAAAGTCATAAAGACTGAACGTTTTGAAAAGATTATTCAATCGGCTATGAAACAGTCTTTGCAATATCATTTACCTGTATTAAAGCCACTAACCACTTTTCAAGATTTTATAAAACAAGATTTTAGTGGTCAACAATTTATTGCACACTGTGAAGACACTGACCGTAAATCGTTAAAGTCAAAAATCAAAAGCAATAAAGACATCACTATTCTTATTGGGCCTGAAGGCGATTTTTCTGTTAAAGAAATTAAAGAAGCGCTACAGTATAAATTTATTCCTGTAACTTTGGGTAACACTCGTTTAAGGACAGAAACAGCAGCAATAGTTGCTTGTCATACAGCTGTTTTTAATAATGAATAA
- a CDS encoding DUF4159 domain-containing protein, which yields MKKLIYIFCFLFPMFIFTQNVAVLKYEGGGDWYSNPTALPNLVKFCNDTIETNINENIETVEVGSIDIFQYPFLHMTGHGNVFFSDEDSENLRKYLLSGGFLHIDDNYGMEPYIKKELNKIFPNKELVEIPKTHPIFNSAFDFPNGLPKIHEHDAKAPQALGIFDEGRLILLFTFESDLGDGWEDPEVHNDPGDVRQKALKMGANIMKYVFIN from the coding sequence ATGAAAAAACTAATTTATATTTTTTGTTTTCTATTTCCAATGTTCATTTTTACACAAAATGTTGCTGTGTTAAAATATGAAGGTGGCGGTGACTGGTATAGCAATCCTACGGCTCTACCAAATTTGGTGAAATTTTGTAACGATACTATTGAAACCAACATTAACGAAAATATTGAGACCGTAGAAGTTGGTAGTATTGATATTTTTCAATATCCATTTTTACATATGACAGGTCATGGTAATGTTTTTTTCAGCGATGAAGACAGTGAGAACTTGAGAAAATACTTATTATCTGGCGGCTTTTTGCATATTGATGATAATTACGGAATGGAGCCTTATATAAAAAAAGAACTTAACAAGATTTTTCCAAACAAAGAGTTGGTAGAAATACCAAAAACCCATCCAATTTTTAATTCGGCATTTGACTTTCCAAATGGTTTACCTAAAATACATGAGCATGATGCTAAAGCTCCACAAGCTTTAGGTATTTTTGATGAAGGTCGATTAATATTACTATTTACTTTTGAAAGCGATTTGGGTGATGGCTGGGAAGACCCAGAAGTACATAACGACCCAGGAGATGTGCGTCAAAAAGCACTTAAAATGGGTGCAAATATTATGAAGTATGTCTTTATTAATTAA
- a CDS encoding TrmH family RNA methyltransferase — MQLNHYNSTFKKQKFSITLVCDNVTNAPNIGSLLRISDALGVKELVFCGDNVQLGKRIKKTSRATEKYVSHKIQPDILEVVKDLKAKDNFIIALEITDSSISLNDFKLNTEQPITLIIGNESFGISEDILILTDATIHINMYGENTSMNVVQATSIALYEMTKQLKS; from the coding sequence ATGCAACTCAACCATTACAACTCCACTTTCAAAAAACAGAAATTCTCAATCACTTTAGTTTGTGACAATGTGACTAATGCACCGAACATTGGTAGTTTGTTACGTATATCTGATGCCTTAGGTGTTAAAGAACTTGTTTTTTGTGGTGATAATGTTCAGTTAGGTAAGCGCATAAAAAAGACATCTCGTGCTACAGAAAAATACGTATCGCATAAAATACAACCAGATATTCTTGAAGTTGTCAAAGACTTAAAAGCAAAAGACAATTTTATAATCGCCTTAGAAATTACCGATAGTAGTATTTCTCTCAATGATTTTAAACTGAATACTGAGCAACCCATAACCTTGATAATTGGCAATGAGAGTTTCGGCATTTCAGAAGATATCTTAATACTTACAGATGCTACAATACATATCAATATGTACGGTGAAAACACAAGTATGAATGTTGTGCAAGCGACGTCAATAGCCCTTTACGAAATGACCAAGCAACTAAAGTCATAA